In one window of Mesorhizobium sp. B2-1-1 DNA:
- a CDS encoding serine hydrolase domain-containing protein yields MTGKTAFETRYGFRRNQVLLANWRENPFNRWSFQNVGELVPSARVAALPVNEAPAEDFGGLLDEKIAVASTPETVAAFLSRSHTDALTVMRGGRIVGDWFAPHMDFDARHIIFSISKSVTAIMAGILEGEGVFDPEAPVTAYMPEAGDSAYGEATVRHVLDMSVSLDFEEAYLDPESAFARYRRATLWNPGGGTESLREFLLTLQRLAEPQGQTFRYRSPNSDLLGLLLERASGQRFADLMCEKLWLPLGAASEASVAVDMEGTARTAGGISVTPRDLARVGEMMRQGGTANGRRIVPEAWVRDTTVTGGSSEAWQRGAMLPLFPKGRYRNKWYQTGHENGAYCGIGIHGQWLYVEPRTEVVIAKMSSQPEPVDDPLDLEIVAFFEALSRMV; encoded by the coding sequence ATGACCGGCAAGACCGCGTTCGAGACCCGTTACGGCTTCCGCCGCAACCAGGTGCTGCTCGCCAACTGGCGGGAAAATCCGTTCAACCGATGGTCATTCCAGAACGTCGGCGAGCTGGTGCCGAGCGCGCGTGTCGCCGCCCTGCCGGTCAACGAGGCGCCGGCCGAGGATTTCGGCGGATTGCTCGACGAAAAGATCGCGGTGGCGAGCACGCCGGAAACCGTCGCGGCTTTTCTCAGCCGCTCGCACACGGATGCGCTGACCGTCATGAGAGGCGGCAGGATCGTCGGCGACTGGTTTGCGCCGCATATGGATTTCGACGCCCGCCACATCATCTTTTCGATCAGCAAGTCGGTGACCGCGATCATGGCCGGCATATTGGAAGGCGAGGGCGTGTTCGATCCGGAAGCCCCGGTGACGGCCTACATGCCGGAAGCCGGCGATTCGGCCTATGGCGAGGCTACCGTGCGGCATGTGCTCGATATGAGTGTCAGCCTCGATTTCGAGGAGGCCTACCTCGATCCCGAAAGCGCCTTTGCTCGTTACCGTCGCGCCACCTTGTGGAACCCGGGCGGCGGCACGGAAAGCCTGCGTGAATTCCTCCTGACGCTGCAGCGTCTCGCCGAGCCGCAGGGCCAGACCTTCCGTTACCGGTCGCCCAATTCCGACCTGCTTGGCCTGCTGCTCGAACGGGCGTCCGGCCAGCGCTTCGCCGACCTGATGTGCGAGAAACTGTGGCTGCCGCTGGGCGCCGCCAGCGAAGCTTCGGTGGCGGTCGACATGGAGGGCACGGCGCGCACTGCCGGCGGCATCTCGGTGACGCCGCGCGATCTGGCGCGCGTCGGCGAGATGATGCGGCAAGGAGGCACTGCGAATGGCCGCCGCATCGTGCCCGAGGCCTGGGTGCGCGACACCACGGTAACCGGCGGCAGTTCTGAAGCCTGGCAGCGTGGCGCCATGCTGCCGCTGTTTCCCAAGGGCCGCTACCGCAACAAATGGTACCAGACAGGACATGAGAACGGGGCCTATTGCGGCATCGGGATCCATGGCCAGTGGCTCTATGTCGAACCCCGGACGGAAGTGGTGATCGCCAAGATGTCGTCGCAGCCCGAGCCGGTCGACGATCCTCTCGATCTCGAGATCGTCGCATTCTTCGAAGCGCTGAGCCGGATGGTCTGA
- a CDS encoding Tex family protein, producing MASDIKRIAAIIATEITARPEQAAAAIGLLDEGATVPFVARYRKEVTGGLDDTQLRLLSERLAYLRELDARRDTILGSIREQGKLTDELETKLAAAVTKAELEDIYLPYKPKRRTRAEIARERGLGPLAEAILADRSLVPAELALAYLTEDVADAKAALEGARDIMSEQFAENADLVGKLRSYMKERAFMRARVVDGKQQAGAKFSDYFDHVERWATVPSHRALAMLRGRNEEVLSLDIEVDADDSSPVKPVERMIANAYAIGGSLPGDRWLMEVAGRTWRIKLSLHLTLDLMRDLRERAEEEAIHVFARNLKDLLLAAPAGSRPTMGLDPGIRTGVKVAVVDGTGKLVATTTVYPFPPRNDVRGTQAELAKLVRLHKVELISIGNGTGSRETEKLVADMLSDMPSGGPKPLKVIVSEAGASVYSASATAAAEFPGLDVSLRGAVSIARRLQDPLAELVKIEPKSIGVGQYQHDVDQYRLGRSLEAVVEDAVNAVGVDLNTASAPLLARVSGLGASLADAIVAHRDATGPFASRKDLLKVSRLGPRAFEQCAGFLRIPNGSEPLDASAVHPEAYGVAKKIVAACGRDVRSLMGDSAALKALDPRVFVDERFGLPTVRDILAELEKPGRDPRPGFKTATFADGIDDIKDLKPGMLLEGTVTNVAAFGAFVDIGVHQDGLVHVSQLADRFIKDAHEVVKAGDVVKVRVVDVDIKRKRIALSMRRDGGEGGASRGPRDNGGGRPAPRSPAPQRQPERPAQQGAFGAALADALKRK from the coding sequence ATGGCATCCGACATCAAGCGCATCGCAGCCATTATCGCGACCGAGATTACAGCGCGGCCCGAACAGGCTGCCGCTGCCATCGGGCTGCTCGACGAAGGCGCGACCGTGCCGTTCGTGGCGCGCTACCGCAAAGAGGTGACGGGCGGGCTCGACGACACGCAACTGCGCCTGCTGTCGGAGCGTCTTGCCTATCTGCGCGAGCTCGACGCGCGGCGTGACACCATCCTTGGCTCGATCCGGGAGCAGGGCAAGCTGACCGACGAACTTGAAACCAAGCTCGCCGCCGCCGTCACCAAGGCCGAGCTGGAGGACATCTACCTGCCCTACAAGCCCAAGCGCCGCACCAGGGCGGAGATCGCCCGGGAGCGTGGGCTGGGACCCCTGGCGGAAGCCATCCTGGCCGACCGTTCGCTGGTGCCGGCGGAACTCGCACTGGCCTATCTGACCGAGGACGTGGCCGACGCCAAGGCGGCACTTGAGGGCGCGCGTGACATAATGTCGGAGCAGTTCGCCGAGAATGCCGACCTGGTCGGCAAGCTGCGAAGCTACATGAAGGAACGCGCCTTCATGCGCGCCAGGGTGGTCGACGGCAAGCAGCAGGCGGGTGCGAAATTCTCCGATTATTTCGACCATGTCGAGCGCTGGGCCACCGTGCCGAGTCACCGCGCGCTGGCGATGCTGCGCGGCCGCAACGAGGAGGTGCTGTCGCTCGACATCGAGGTCGATGCCGACGACTCTTCGCCGGTGAAGCCGGTAGAGCGGATGATCGCCAATGCCTACGCCATCGGCGGCAGCCTGCCGGGCGATCGCTGGCTGATGGAGGTCGCAGGCCGGACCTGGCGCATAAAACTATCCCTGCACCTGACGCTCGATCTGATGCGCGACCTGCGCGAACGGGCCGAGGAAGAGGCGATCCACGTCTTCGCCCGCAATTTGAAGGATCTGCTGCTCGCCGCCCCCGCCGGATCGCGGCCGACGATGGGGCTCGACCCTGGCATCCGCACCGGCGTCAAGGTCGCGGTGGTCGACGGCACCGGCAAGCTGGTGGCGACGACAACGGTCTATCCGTTCCCGCCCAGGAACGATGTGCGTGGCACGCAGGCGGAGCTCGCCAAGCTCGTTCGCCTGCACAAGGTCGAGCTGATCTCGATCGGCAATGGCACCGGCAGCCGCGAAACCGAGAAGCTGGTGGCCGACATGCTGTCCGACATGCCTTCCGGCGGGCCGAAGCCGCTCAAGGTGATCGTCAGCGAGGCCGGCGCTTCGGTCTATTCGGCTTCGGCGACGGCGGCTGCGGAATTCCCCGGTCTCGACGTATCATTGCGCGGTGCGGTGTCGATCGCGCGCCGCTTGCAGGATCCGCTGGCCGAACTGGTCAAGATCGAGCCGAAATCGATCGGCGTCGGCCAGTATCAGCACGATGTCGACCAGTACCGGCTTGGCCGCTCGCTGGAGGCGGTGGTCGAGGACGCCGTCAACGCGGTTGGCGTCGATCTCAACACGGCTTCGGCGCCGCTTCTGGCGCGGGTTTCAGGGCTCGGGGCGTCGCTCGCAGACGCCATCGTCGCGCATCGCGATGCCACCGGCCCGTTCGCCAGCCGCAAGGATTTGCTCAAGGTCTCCCGCCTCGGGCCGCGTGCGTTCGAGCAATGCGCCGGCTTCCTGCGCATCCCGAACGGCTCCGAGCCGCTCGACGCCTCGGCCGTGCATCCGGAAGCCTACGGCGTGGCCAAAAAGATCGTCGCCGCCTGCGGGCGCGATGTGCGTTCGCTGATGGGCGACAGTGCGGCGCTGAAGGCGCTCGATCCGCGCGTTTTCGTGGACGAGCGGTTCGGCCTGCCGACGGTGCGCGACATTTTGGCTGAGCTGGAAAAGCCCGGCCGCGATCCGCGCCCCGGCTTCAAGACGGCAACCTTCGCCGACGGCATCGACGACATCAAGGATCTGAAGCCCGGCATGCTGCTGGAAGGCACCGTCACCAATGTCGCCGCCTTCGGCGCCTTCGTCGACATCGGCGTCCACCAGGACGGGCTGGTGCACGTTTCGCAACTGGCCGACCGTTTCATCAAGGACGCGCATGAGGTGGTCAAGGCCGGCGACGTGGTCAAGGTGCGGGTCGTCGATGTCGACATCAAGCGCAAGCGGATCGCGCTTTCCATGCGCAGGGATGGTGGCGAGGGCGGCGCATCGCGCGGCCCGCGCGACAATGGCGGCGGCAGGCCGGCGCCACGCTCGCCCGCGCCGCAGCGCCAGCCGGAGCGACCGGCGCAGCAAGGTGCGTTCGGCGCGGCGTTGGCGGATGCGTTGAAGCGGAAGTAG
- a CDS encoding extracellular solute-binding protein, which produces MNWKTTASAMGLALLASTGLARADGVLNIYNWGNYTSPDVIKKFEAKYNVKVTITDYDSNDTALAKVRQGGTGFDIAVPSQTYVPIWIKEGLVQETDPGKMENFKNVAPEWANPEFDPGRKYTVPWAWGTIGVVVNTDAYKGPANTWGIIFNTPDELKGKVNVVPEMGDVMFAAIKYVGGQQCTNDKTVLKKVRDLLVAAKPNWIAMEYNTIEKMGAGDFKATSDWNGSALRQRLANPAIHFNYPKEGYGLWSDNVVVLKEAKNVENAKLFQNFIMDPENAAGLSAFHRYANAIAGSDKYMPADMKDAPEVVIPADAKPLGELQQMCAPETQELYTKIWTELQK; this is translated from the coding sequence ATGAACTGGAAGACAACGGCGTCCGCCATGGGGTTGGCGTTGCTCGCTTCGACGGGCCTTGCCCGCGCCGACGGCGTGCTCAACATCTACAATTGGGGCAATTACACCAGCCCCGACGTGATCAAGAAGTTCGAAGCCAAATACAACGTCAAGGTGACCATCACCGACTACGATTCCAACGATACCGCGCTTGCCAAGGTGCGCCAGGGCGGCACCGGTTTCGACATTGCCGTGCCTTCGCAGACCTATGTACCGATCTGGATCAAGGAAGGCCTCGTTCAGGAAACCGATCCGGGCAAGATGGAGAACTTCAAAAACGTGGCGCCGGAATGGGCCAATCCTGAGTTCGATCCGGGCCGCAAATACACGGTTCCGTGGGCCTGGGGCACGATCGGCGTCGTCGTCAACACCGACGCCTACAAGGGCCCGGCCAACACGTGGGGCATCATCTTCAACACGCCCGACGAGTTGAAGGGTAAGGTCAACGTCGTACCGGAGATGGGCGACGTGATGTTCGCCGCGATCAAATATGTCGGCGGCCAGCAATGCACCAACGACAAGACGGTGCTGAAGAAAGTACGTGACCTGCTGGTGGCGGCGAAGCCGAACTGGATCGCCATGGAATACAACACCATAGAGAAGATGGGCGCCGGCGACTTCAAGGCAACCAGCGACTGGAATGGCTCGGCTTTGCGTCAGCGCCTCGCCAACCCGGCCATCCACTTCAATTATCCGAAGGAAGGCTATGGCCTGTGGAGCGACAACGTCGTCGTCCTGAAAGAGGCCAAGAACGTCGAGAACGCCAAGCTGTTCCAGAACTTCATCATGGATCCGGAAAACGCGGCCGGCCTCTCGGCCTTCCATCGTTACGCCAATGCCATCGCCGGTTCGGACAAATACATGCCGGCCGACATGAAGGACGCGCCGGAAGTCGTCATTCCGGCCGACGCCAAGCCGCTTGGCGAACTGCAGCAGATGTGCGCGCCAGAGACGCAGGAACTTTACACCAAGATCTGGACCGAACTGCAGAAGTAA
- a CDS encoding serine hydrolase domain-containing protein — MDSYRNSDPRPPIMQGSPPAMVPPRLDWDRPPWNRWAFQHIREILPTVEVWRGNGHRHRLERAEVDLDGLPVEDSTGRKTTLAGLLDETYTDGFLVLKDGKIAFERYFNGMDERTLHLSQSMAKSVTGSVFGILAGRGLVDPARPVTDYLPELKATGWAGARVQHVLDMTTGVCFSEEYNDRYSDIGQVDVATGWKPVPPGSDPDFRWPAHMFELILGLTETVRPHGAAFEYRSVETDVLAFILERVTGKRLAQLVSEELWQKLGADESACFTVDSAGYALADGGFNATLRDYARFGQLILDNGGGIVPADWIEATRSGSHGPGFSPSLPEGSYRNQFWIENPHSRALMCRGVFGQMIHIDWNTRMVVVKLSSWPDFSNVAYSMATLKAVHAIAAALS, encoded by the coding sequence ATGGACTCCTATCGCAACAGCGATCCGCGGCCGCCGATCATGCAGGGCTCGCCGCCCGCCATGGTGCCACCAAGGCTCGACTGGGACAGGCCGCCCTGGAACCGCTGGGCTTTCCAGCACATCAGGGAAATTCTGCCGACCGTCGAAGTCTGGCGCGGCAACGGCCACCGTCACCGCCTCGAACGCGCCGAGGTCGATCTCGACGGGCTGCCGGTCGAGGACAGCACGGGACGGAAGACGACGCTCGCGGGCCTGCTGGACGAGACCTATACGGATGGCTTCCTGGTGCTCAAGGACGGCAAGATAGCCTTTGAGCGCTACTTCAACGGCATGGACGAGCGCACGCTGCATCTGTCGCAGTCGATGGCCAAGTCGGTCACCGGCTCGGTGTTCGGCATACTGGCCGGGCGCGGGCTGGTCGATCCGGCGAGGCCGGTGACGGACTACCTGCCGGAATTGAAGGCAACCGGGTGGGCCGGCGCCAGAGTCCAGCACGTGCTCGACATGACGACGGGCGTGTGTTTCTCGGAGGAATATAACGACCGTTATTCCGACATAGGCCAGGTCGATGTCGCCACCGGCTGGAAGCCGGTGCCGCCGGGCAGCGACCCGGACTTTCGCTGGCCCGCGCACATGTTCGAGCTGATCCTGGGCTTGACGGAGACGGTCCGGCCACATGGGGCGGCATTCGAGTACCGCTCGGTCGAAACCGATGTGCTCGCGTTCATCCTGGAGCGGGTGACCGGCAAGCGGCTGGCGCAACTGGTCTCGGAAGAACTCTGGCAAAAGCTCGGCGCCGATGAAAGCGCCTGCTTCACCGTCGACAGCGCCGGCTACGCGCTGGCCGATGGCGGCTTCAACGCGACGCTGCGCGATTATGCCCGCTTCGGCCAGCTGATCCTCGATAATGGCGGCGGCATCGTGCCGGCCGATTGGATCGAGGCGACGCGCAGCGGCAGCCACGGGCCGGGCTTTAGTCCGAGCCTGCCAGAGGGCAGCTATCGCAACCAGTTCTGGATCGAGAATCCACATTCGCGGGCGCTGATGTGCCGGGGCGTGTTCGGGCAGATGATCCACATCGACTGGAATACGCGGATGGTCGTGGTCAAGCTTTCGAGCTGGCCGGATTTCAGCAACGTCGCCTATTCCATGGCGACGCTGAAGGCCGTGCATGCCATCGCCGCCGCGCTGAGCTGA
- a CDS encoding ABC transporter permease — MASNFSIKHQPGFTAIAATCFVVLYLPIIVLVIYAFNAASSTSEWGGFSLKWFQSAWQNTQVIDATMRSFQIGAIAAALATIFATMAALATTRTPPYPGLTFKYAAINQPLMVPEIVTGVALLIFFSRIKIFTGYSGLGYLIAAHTAFCIPFAYLPIRARLENMDLTLERAAADLYATPWKTFRRITLPLLWPGILAGLMLAFVISLDDVVITEFVKSGGQDTLPTYMLGQIRRGITPEINAISTAFLLLSVAIVTLFFFVSRKRD, encoded by the coding sequence ATGGCTAGCAATTTCTCCATCAAGCACCAGCCTGGCTTCACCGCCATCGCGGCAACCTGTTTCGTCGTGCTCTATTTGCCGATCATCGTGCTGGTCATCTACGCCTTCAACGCGGCGAGCTCGACCTCGGAATGGGGCGGGTTTTCGCTCAAATGGTTCCAGTCGGCCTGGCAGAACACGCAGGTCATCGATGCGACGATGCGTTCCTTCCAGATCGGCGCCATAGCGGCGGCCCTTGCCACCATCTTCGCCACCATGGCCGCGCTCGCCACCACGCGCACACCGCCCTATCCCGGGCTGACCTTCAAATACGCGGCCATCAACCAGCCGCTGATGGTGCCCGAAATCGTCACCGGCGTGGCGCTGCTGATCTTCTTCTCGCGCATCAAGATCTTCACCGGCTATTCCGGCCTTGGCTACCTGATCGCCGCGCATACGGCGTTCTGCATCCCGTTTGCCTACCTGCCGATCCGGGCGCGGCTGGAGAATATGGACCTGACGCTGGAACGCGCCGCCGCCGACCTCTATGCGACGCCGTGGAAGACCTTCCGCCGCATCACGCTGCCGCTTTTGTGGCCCGGCATCCTCGCCGGCCTGATGCTGGCTTTCGTCATCTCGCTCGATGACGTCGTCATCACCGAATTCGTCAAGTCGGGCGGCCAGGACACGCTGCCCACCTACATGCTCGGCCAGATCCGCCGCGGCATCACACCCGAGATCAACGCGATATCGACCGCCTTCCTGCTGCTTTCGGTCGCGATCGTCACGTTGTTTTTCTTTGTCAGCAGGAAACGAGACTGA
- a CDS encoding acyl-CoA dehydrogenase, which yields MAADKNAFVWEDPFLIEDQLSEDERMVRDGAAAFAADKLAPRIEEAYLNETFDTAIFREMGEAGLLGINIPEEFGGLGANYVTYGLVAREVERVDSGYRSMMSVQSSLVMYPIYAYGSDEQRRKYLPKLASGEWIGCFGLTEPDAGSDPGGMKTRAEKTANGYKLTGSKMWISNAPVADVFVVWAKLKGENGKDEIRGFVLEKGMKGLSAPKIGGKLSLRASITGEVVMEGVEVGEDALLPNVSGLKGPFGCLNRARYGISWGSMGAAEDCWHRARQYGLDRKQFGKPLASTQLYQKKLADMQTEIALGLQASLRVGRLLDEGKMAPEMISIVKRNNCGKALDIARQARDMHGGNGIQIGYHVMRHAQNLETVNTYEGTHDVHALILGRAQTGIQAFF from the coding sequence ATGGCTGCCGACAAGAATGCATTCGTCTGGGAAGACCCGTTCCTGATCGAGGACCAGCTTTCGGAAGACGAGCGCATGGTGCGGGACGGGGCGGCGGCCTTCGCCGCCGACAAGCTCGCGCCGCGCATCGAGGAGGCCTATCTCAACGAAACCTTCGACACGGCGATTTTTCGCGAGATGGGCGAGGCCGGCCTGCTCGGCATCAACATTCCGGAAGAATTCGGCGGCCTCGGCGCCAACTATGTCACCTACGGCCTGGTCGCCCGCGAAGTGGAGCGCGTCGATTCCGGCTATCGTTCGATGATGTCGGTGCAGTCGTCGCTGGTGATGTATCCCATTTATGCCTATGGCTCGGACGAACAGCGCAGGAAGTATCTACCCAAGCTCGCCAGCGGCGAGTGGATAGGCTGTTTCGGCCTGACCGAACCGGATGCCGGCTCCGACCCCGGCGGCATGAAGACGCGCGCCGAGAAGACCGCCAATGGTTACAAGCTTACCGGCTCCAAGATGTGGATCTCCAATGCGCCCGTCGCCGACGTGTTCGTCGTCTGGGCGAAGCTGAAGGGCGAGAACGGCAAGGATGAGATCCGTGGCTTCGTCCTGGAAAAGGGCATGAAGGGGCTTTCGGCGCCGAAGATCGGCGGCAAGCTGTCGCTGCGGGCGTCGATCACCGGCGAGGTGGTTATGGAAGGCGTCGAGGTCGGCGAGGATGCTCTGCTGCCCAACGTGTCGGGGCTGAAGGGGCCGTTCGGCTGCCTCAACCGGGCTCGCTACGGCATTTCCTGGGGCTCGATGGGCGCGGCCGAAGATTGCTGGCATCGCGCGCGCCAGTATGGCCTCGACCGCAAGCAGTTCGGCAAGCCGCTGGCCAGCACGCAGCTCTACCAGAAGAAGCTCGCCGACATGCAGACCGAGATCGCGCTCGGGCTGCAGGCCTCGTTGCGCGTCGGGCGGCTGCTCGACGAAGGCAAGATGGCGCCGGAGATGATCTCGATCGTCAAGCGCAACAATTGCGGCAAGGCGCTCGACATCGCCCGCCAGGCGCGCGACATGCATGGCGGCAACGGCATCCAGATCGGCTATCACGTGATGCGCCATGCGCAGAATCTGGAGACGGTCAACACCTATGAGGGCACGCATGACGTGCACGCGCTGATCCTGGGACGGGCGCAGACGGGGATCCAAGCGTTTTTCTGA
- a CDS encoding LysR family transcriptional regulator: protein MSVQRRLLPNINALAAFEAVARLGSFTAAAQELDLTQGAVSRQIRLIEDQFGRRLFERDSRNVRLSAAGETYAEVVRSALGQLRDAALGLMSNRHSGILNLAILPTFGTRWLMPMIPDFVDNNPDITINFVTRVGRFDFARERLDAAIHYGLPDWPEADSTLLVREVVAPVVSPEFLAERSIATPADIGRLPLLHMATRPGAWTEWFEHQGLSAPTGPGMQFEQFGTAAQACMAGLGVALLPQILISGELQRGQLVPAPGQPMHSRSAYYLVVPHDKRGHPPVASFRDWLTSQVEKDPAVLAW from the coding sequence ATGAGCGTCCAACGTCGTCTTTTGCCTAACATCAACGCGCTTGCCGCCTTCGAAGCGGTGGCCCGGCTTGGCAGTTTCACCGCTGCAGCCCAGGAGCTGGATTTAACCCAGGGCGCCGTCAGTCGGCAGATCAGGCTGATCGAGGACCAGTTTGGCCGCCGGCTGTTCGAGCGCGACAGCCGTAATGTCCGGCTGTCGGCGGCGGGCGAAACCTACGCCGAAGTGGTCCGTTCGGCACTTGGCCAATTGCGCGACGCAGCGCTTGGATTGATGAGTAATCGGCATAGCGGCATCCTGAACCTCGCAATCCTGCCGACCTTCGGCACGCGCTGGCTGATGCCGATGATCCCAGACTTCGTCGACAACAATCCCGACATCACCATCAACTTCGTCACCCGCGTCGGCCGCTTCGACTTCGCCAGAGAGCGGCTGGACGCCGCCATCCATTATGGCCTGCCGGACTGGCCCGAGGCAGACTCGACGCTGCTGGTGCGGGAGGTGGTGGCCCCGGTGGTGTCGCCCGAATTTCTCGCCGAGCGCTCCATCGCCACGCCGGCCGACATCGGCCGTCTGCCGCTGCTGCACATGGCGACGCGGCCTGGCGCCTGGACAGAATGGTTTGAGCATCAGGGCCTGAGCGCGCCGACCGGACCGGGTATGCAGTTCGAACAGTTCGGCACCGCCGCCCAGGCCTGCATGGCGGGTCTGGGCGTGGCTCTGCTGCCGCAAATCCTCATCTCAGGCGAGTTGCAGCGCGGCCAGCTGGTGCCCGCGCCCGGCCAGCCTATGCACAGCCGCAGCGCCTATTATCTAGTCGTCCCGCACGACAAGCGCGGCCATCCGCCGGTCGCGAGTTTTCGAGATTGGCTGACGAGCCAGGTTGAAAAGGACCCGGCTGTTCTGGCGTGGTAG